A window from Kovacikia minuta CCNUW1 encodes these proteins:
- a CDS encoding adenosine-specific kinase — translation MELKSISLEIPEGANLILGQSHFIKTVEDLYEIMVGTSPQVKFGIAFCEASGPCLIRVTGNDSALQEVATKNAQAIAAGHSFTILMQEAYPINFLNAIKQCPEVCTIYCATANPVEVIVAETAQGRGILGVVDGFSPQGVEGTEEATARQTFLRQIGYKL, via the coding sequence TTAGAAATACCAGAGGGAGCGAATCTCATCCTCGGTCAATCCCACTTTATAAAAACGGTCGAGGATTTGTACGAGATTATGGTGGGCACATCGCCTCAAGTGAAGTTTGGCATCGCATTTTGTGAAGCTTCGGGGCCGTGTTTAATTCGGGTAACAGGGAATGATTCGGCATTGCAAGAGGTTGCAACGAAAAATGCTCAGGCGATCGCCGCTGGACATAGTTTCACGATTCTCATGCAGGAAGCTTACCCAATTAATTTCCTAAATGCCATTAAACAATGCCCTGAAGTTTGCACCATCTACTGTGCTACGGCAAACCCGGTTGAGGTGATTGTGGCTGAAACCGCTCAAGGTCGGGGCATTCTGGGTGTGGTTGATGGCTTTTCTCCCCAGGGGGTGGAGGGAACGGAAGAAGCCACCGCTCGCCAAACGTTTTTGCGGCAAATTGGCTATAAGCTTTGA